CGGTCTGTCATCGTAATCAGAAAGGATCCTAGAGAGTGAGGGATCAATGGCACGCCAAACTTTACCCCATGCATCATATACCGCTTGCTTAACCCCTTTGCAAGCCAGCCATTCTTCCATAGAACATAAAAAGCAATCAAGGCAAATATGACTGCGGTTATTACTTGTCCTTGAATCCTGCCCTGCCAATCAAATCCCATAAGGACAACAAACCATAAAGATAGCGAAACATTTAGGATTGTATTGGTAATTTGGAATATCCCAAAATATAAAGGCTTTACTTGAACTTGCCATTGGAGAAGAACAACTGCAATAATAAAATGGCAAAATGAAACTAACAGCACAGCCCAGAGCCATTCTTTTGGAAAAGCACTGAGAGAAGATATCTGCGGAGCGAATAACACAAAGAATAACCCTACAATAAAAGTACTTAGCAGCAATAAATAAAATGAGTTTGCAACATATTTAGGGAAATTTATTTTATCTCTTTCATAATATTGTCTGTTGATCGCCCCATTGATACTCAGGCCTGTAAATGGACCTATGATGCCTACCAGCACTTGAAACATGGTGACGATTCCATAATCCACCGGTGTCAGATATCTAGTTAATATGGGCATCATTAAAAAAGGGATTGCCGAATTAATGACTCTGGTACCCGTGTAAATGAAAGAAGCTTTTAAAAGGACGGATCCGGAAAGCTTTTTTAAAAGACTCATAAGTAATTCCTCTTATCTCTAAAGACTAAAAGACAAAAACTTAGGATTGCAAATATCCTAAGTTTCTCATGACAATAATACGACATTTATTGACAAAAATAAATATAATACAATTGGAAAATGTTAATTTTTATGTTTTATTAATAGGTCACTCAAAGCCTCAATAACATAATCCTGCTCGGTTTTTGTCAGGCTTGAACCCGAAGGCAGACATAGGCCACGCTCAAAAACATGCTTTGAAAAGTCGAAATCATCGTTTTCTTTGTAAAATGGTAAACCTTCAAATAACGGCTGCATATGAAGCGGCTTCCATACCGGACGGGTTTCTATATTTTTTGTGTTTAATTTTTCTACAATTTGATGTGGAGTAATATTATAAAGTTGCGGATCAATGGTCAATACAGATAACCATCTGGTTGAATAGTATCCTTCAGGCTCTTCCATAAAGTCAATTCCATCAAAGTGAGAAAGTTCAGCTTTGTAATATTCGAAAATTGCCCTTCTAGTTTTAACTCTTTCATCCAAAGCTTCGAGCTGTGCTCTCCCTACCCCAGCTAATATATTACTCATGCGATAGTTAAATCCCATTTGGCTATGCTGGTAATGAAGCGCATTGTCACGAGCCTGGGTAGCAAGGAACCTTGCTTGTCCCAATCCTTCTAGATCATCTGATACAAGCATGCCTCCGCCAGAAGTAGTAATGATCTTATTACCATTAAAAGAGAATATTCCATAATTACCAAATGTACCGCTGGATTGTCCTTTATACTTCGCTCCAAGTGATTCAGCCGCATCCTCTATTAAAGGAACATCGTATTTCTGGCATAATTTCGATATTGGGTCCATATCAGCACTTTGTCCATATAAATTTACAACAATAACCGCTTTTGGCAATTTGCCTTCTTCTTCTGCTGCCAGCAAAGCTTTTTCCAGGGCAACAGGAGACATGTTCCACGTCCTTGGTTCAGAATCGATAAAAACTAAATCTGCTCCTTCATATAGGACCGGATTGGCACTTGCGATAAATGTAAGGCTGGAACAAAATACGCGATCTCCTTTAGTGATGCCAAGGAGTCTAAGCGCAAGATGAATAGCAGCTGTACCTGAACTTAGAGCTAGTGCACCCTTTGATCCTGTATATGCAATAATATCTTTTTCAAATGCATCTACGTTAGGTCCTAGTGGCGCAATCCAATTTGTTTCGAAAGCCTCATGGATATATAGTTGTTCTTTCCCACTCATATGTGGAGGTGACAGGAATATTCGTTTTTCCATTACATTCTACCTTCTTTAATTTAAAGTTTTTATAGGTCTTGCCGGATTCCCCACTGAGACAGTTTTTGCAGGTAAATTACGGATGACAACACTGCCTGCTCCAACAATGGAATTTCTGCCCACTTTTATCCCCTGGATAGCGCAGGCAGCGATTCCAAAATGAACCAATTCAGATAATGCCACATTTCCAGCCAAGTTCGCGCCAGGCGATACATGTGAATAATTTCCGACTACACAATCATGGTCAATTGTGGATCCGGTATTGATAATAACATGATTTCCAATTTCAGCTGAATGATTTATAACCGTATTAGCCATAACCACAGTCCCAGAACCGAGACTTACATTTGATCCTATTATGGCCGAAGGATGGATAGCCTGACCAAAATTAATGTTCAAGCTCTCCAAACCCTTCACAATCCGTTTTCTTGCATGGTTATCTCCAATGGTGACGATAAACTTAGGATTAACAAACTCTTGAATAATCTTGTCTATTTCATCTATTCTCCCTAAGACTGGATAAGAAGCGAAATTCCCCATGCGATTATCGTCCAAAAAACCAAATATTTTCTGGTGGGATGAAAGCAATATATCAAGGACAACTTTACTGTGTCCTCCAGCTCCAATTAGAATATACACCTTCCATCACCCCTTAATAGGAGATAATTTTTTCTAAAAGCTTCTGGTTCAACTCTAAATCAGCTAGAACCTTAATAATCCGTTCACTCGTTCTGCCATCTCCATATATGTTCTCAACGCCATTCAAGGATGATTTGAAGCTTTCAGATGTAATTTCTTTAAAAGCTTTGACAATCTGCTCTTTATCAGCTGATACATTTATTACATTAGCGGATTGTTCACGTCCTCGCTGGCGATCTCCTATGTTCATGACCGGAATTTGAAAAGAAGCCGCTTCAATAATTCCCGAGGAGGAATTTCCAACTAAAGAGTTTGCATTCTTTAAAACAGATAGATAATCCAGAGGACTAAAATTATCTATGAACACGAATCTTGGATCTCTGGAATATTTTTTATAAGCATTTGTGATTTCCTGATTTCCTGCGTCGGAGTTCGGCATTATAACGATGAATTTCTCATTTAATTCCTTCAATGCTTCCATACATTCTTCTATCTGCGATTGAACACCGGTAAGTTCAGTTGATACAGGGTGAAAAACAAACATTGAATAGGACTTTTGTTCAAATGGGATTTCATATTTGGCAAAGACCTGATCGATTGTCGGCAATTCTACACTCTTGATTGTGTCAATCCTCGGTGCACCCACCTGAAAAACTCTCCAGCTATCTTCTCCCATACGCTTGATCCGTTCAGCGCTGTTTAAGGTTGACGGAAAATGAATATGAGATAGCTTGGTTATAGCATGACGAACAGATTCATCGATAGAGCCAGAAACTTCTCCACCATGGATATGCGCTACAACAATATTCAAGTGTGAAGCAGCTATAGAAGCAGCCAGCATTTCCCCTCTATCGCCCAATACTAAGACGATATCAGGTTTTAAGTCTTCAAATGCCTGTGTCATGCCCATTATTCCGATTCCTATAGACCTTGCCATAGCTCCTTCATTATCATTTTGCAAAAGGATATCTACTTTAGCGGAAATGGGAAACTGGTCTTTTTCGATTTCTTTTATAGTTTCTCCATAAAAAGGAGACAAGTGCATTCCTGTGGCAAGCAATTGCAGCTCCAATGCCGGGTGGGTCACAATCTTATTTAGTATTGGCAGATATATGCCATAGTCAGCTCTTGTTCCGGTAACTACACATACTTTTCTTTTCATATCAAATCTTCCCAGGTCAGTGTTTGATCGGCCGATAGATTTCTATTTATTTTCTTTCCGATTAACAGTGGCAGATATTTAGGCTCGATTCCCGTGCCTGGCCTCTTAGTCACAATATCGTTTTCGGAAATTACGTCCCCTTCAACCAAATCTTTAGCAGCTACTAAACTTTTCCGCGCAACTTCCTTTGTATTGATTTCAGACGGCATACACCTTTTAATACCGTCGCCCATGGAGGCTTCAATATTCCTGATTCCGTCCACCAATTCTTTTAACTCTTGCGGAATGATGGATGCTTTGTGATCTGGACCAGGGAGGTCGCGATCCAGGGTGAAATGCTTTTCGACGACCTTGGCACCAAGTGCTACTGCGGCAAAAGAAATTGTGTTTCCTTCAGTATGGTCAGAATATCCCACAATTCTGCCGAACGCATTTTGAATAGTCCTTATTGCATTTAGATTCACTTCATGATAAGGAGCGGGATAATTCGAAGTGCAATGCAGGATACAAACCTCATTTTCTTTCAAAACATCAAGTGCATCCTCGATTTCACCCAGGTTTGCCATTCCGGTAGACAAAAGAATCGGGACATTATATTGGCTAAGCTTTTTAAGGAAAGGCAGATTCGTTAAATCTCCCGAACCGATTTTATATGCATGCACACCAATTTCATTTAAAAATGCCGCACTTTCGTCATCAAAAGGTGTGGAAAGAAATTCAATGCCTTTTCCATCGCAGTATTCTTTCAACTCTCGGAAATCCTCAAAACGAAGCTCGAGCTTTTTCAGCATTTCCAACTGAGACTCTTGGCTTTGTGTGTTTTCAACCTGGTATTCTGCTTTAACAGCATTTTTCGACACCAGTTTCTCGCTTTTAAAGGTCTGGAACTTAACAGCATCGGCTCCCGAATCTGCGGCAACATCAATTAGCTTTTTGGCCATTTGAACGTCACCATTATGGTTAACCCCTACTTCAGCAATAATATAGGTAGGAGAAGATGCGTTGATGATTTTGCTGCCTATCTTAAACATATTACATCCTCATTTCTTTCATCAGCAATTCAGCTAGTAAAAAATCAAATCGATCGTCAATATCTACAGAATACTGTTTTTCCATCTGATAGGGATAGACCTCGTCTCCGTAAATACGATTTTCATCCATGATTTTTTCCCTGGTTGTTATATATATAGCACCGTTCAGCTCGTATACTTTGGTTAAGTCCTGTCTGCGGGTTACAGTATCTGAAGTTTCAAGAAAATTGACCAATTGGTTATTGTCAATTTTCTTCACCATGTTTGGATGTGTTTTTGCCTCTGTTACACTGACAACCGGTTTACGCCCATTATTTAGAAATATCTTAAAGGCCTCATCGATATGCAGATGATTACGCAAAGGTGATGTTGGCTGCAACAAGACGATATTGTCGATTTTTACACGTGAATGCTCTTCAAGCTTTTCAATTGTAAATTTAAGAACATCCAAGGTAGGAGTATCATCAGCGGCCAATTCAAAAGGTCTCATGAAAGGGACCTCTGCCCCTGCCTCCTTTGAAACTCTTGCAATTTCTTCATCTTCTGTTGAAACCATTACCATGTCAATGTTCCTGCTATTAACTCCACTTTTTATTGAATAAGCAATAAGAGGAATGTTCAACAAAGGCAGGATATTTTTCCTTTTTAACCCTTTGGACCCCCCTCTTGCCGGTATGATGGCAACTGTCTTCACCTTTCACCTCTCCTTTCTAAAATAAAAGGCTCTCCCTGTCCAAAAGCTCACGAATTTCAGTTTTCGTCAGGACTGGTGCATTATGAGATGAATAGGCTTTGGGTTCGCTTTTTCTAAAACCTTGAGGCGGTTCGTAGTTTTTCGCAAAGTTAGAGTAAATGGCATACATCTTTTCATTTTCAAATGCTCTTTCCGACTCTTCTGCAGTCATAAGTTCTTCGTATATCTTTTCACCAGGACGGATTCCCACTTCAACAATCTCACTGCTAGAGGTTCCATACTTTTCTTGATAATCATCCATCAGGACCTCTGCCAAATCTTTAATATACAAAACAGGCATTTTCAATACATATGTTTCTCCTCCGCTTGAAAGCTCTCCAGCACTCACAACGAGTTTGGCAGCCTGCGGAATCGACATCATAAATCTTGTCATTTCCCTGTGGGTGAGTGTAATTGGCTTACCGTTCATAATCTGGTCTTTGAAAAGGGGGATGACGGAGCCTCTAGAACCCATCACATTGCCAAAACGAACACAAGAGAAAACTGTTCTCGCATTTCCTTTATAATAACCTGCGGCAGAAATAAGTTTCTCTGATAGCAGTTTAGTTGCACCCATCGTATTCATGGGATTAACAACTTTATCTGTACTGATGGAAACCATTTTTTCCACATTATTATTGATCGCTACTTCTATCACATTCTGGGTCCCTAATACATTTGTTTTTACCGCTTCAAATGGATTATATTCACAGGAAGGGACATGCTTTAATGCAGCAGCATGAAAAATAACATCAACTCCCTGAGCAGCATATTCAAGCCGCTCTTTATCCCGGATGTCACCAATCAAATAGCGGATTTGGGAATACTCATTAAGTTCCTGTTCCATATTAAATTGCTTAGATTCATCCCTGCTGAATATACGAATAGCCTTTGGATTATAACTTAGCAGCTGGCGGACTATTTCGCTTCCGATAGACCCGGTACCGCCAGTGACCATAATCGTTTTATCTTTGAACATTACATCACCTGATTCATTTTATTTTTTCACATTTATTCTTATCGGCAGATTCAAAGTTAAGCTTTAGAAGAATTTGTTTTATAAGCTTTCTGCTAATTCCTTAATAAATTGTTTTACGTCATCTTTTAAATCCTCACGCTTCAGGCTAAAATCCACTGTGGCTTTGATAAAACCTAGTTTATCACCAACATCATAACGTATTCCGTCAAATGAATAGGCAAGGACACCTTCTTGTGTATTTAAGATTTCCAATGCGTCTGTCAATTGAATTTCATTGCCTTTGCCCGGAGGCAGGGTTTCCAATATATCAAATACAGCAGGGGATAAAACATATCTTCCCATAACGGCAAGATTGGAAGGAGCTTCACTGGTTTTAGGCTTTTCCACAAGTGATTCAACTTCAATGATCTTTGAAGGGCCGGCAGTATTTTCAGGAGCCACAATTCCATATTTATCTGTATCTTCCCACTTGACTTCTTGAACCCCAATGATGGTTTTTTCATATTCCTCATAAGCATCCAATAACTGCTTTAAACAGGGTGTTTGCGATTCAACTATGTCATCACCCAGCAGGACAGCAAAAGGTTCATTGCCAATAAACCTTCGAGCAGAGTAAATCGCATGCCCAAGCCCCTTCGGTTCCTTTTGGCGGACATAATGGATATTAACAAGGTTAGAGATGCCCTGAACCATTTCAAGTAGATCAAATTTTTCCTTTTGAGCCAATGTTTCTTCAAGCTCATATGATTTGTCAAAGTGATCTTCAATTGCCCTTTTTCCTCTCCCGGTCACGACCATTATATCTTCAATACCTGAATGGACTGCTTCCTCGACAATATATTGGATTGTGGGCTTGTCAACAATAGGCAGCATCTCTTTTGGCTGAGCCTTTGTGGCAGGAAGGAATCTTGTACCCAGTCCTGCTGCCGGGATAATCGCTTTTTTCACTTTCATCTCATCGCACCTCAATCTCTATTTTTCATATAACCGTTCCATGCGTAATTCACAAAATACCATAAAGCAGGCAATAAGCTTAACTTCTCATGCTTTCTGTAAATAATCCAATTTTGCTTTGCTGCTTTCACTTTATTCCTCGAAATGGATCCTGCTGTTTTACGGTATCTGGCCAAGACTTCATTCAACCCATATGCTATGTGTCCCTTTTTTAAAATAGATAACCATAAAGCGAAATCCTGTCTTGTCCTATATAAAGGCATTTGAACTTCGCCAACTTTTTCTCTATCTAATACAACGGTAAGACACCCAATAATCGTGTTCTTCAACAGATATTGATAGTTGACTTTCTCAGGAACCTGTACAACCTTCTCGGTTGATTTTCCCAAATCATCCATCACTTCATAACCCGTAAAGGAAAATCCCACGTCTTTCTCAAGCATAAATGAAATTTGCCGGGTTAGTTTATCGGGCACCCATTGATCATCAGCGTCCAAAAACGCAATAAACCTTCCAGACGAATTATTTATCGCCGTATTCCTCGTTACAGCTGCCCCACTATTTTCTGTTAGCTTTATTAATTTAACCCTTGGATCCTGTTTAGCATATTGTTCAACAATTTCAACCGTACGATCCCGGGAACAATCATCGCAAATAATCATTTCCCAATTTGTATACGATTGATTTAACACTGTCTTAATTGTTTCCTCAATATAATTTTCTGCATTATAACTTGGTGTAATAATTGATACTAAAGGTTGCTCATTCATATTTTCACCTGAATCTCCTGTGTTTGTGGCTCTAATTAATAACATCAAATATTATATCAAACTAACCATTGATATAAAAACATTATACGACAAAGCTCGAGCAGCAATAAATTTCATAATAAAACAACTTCAACATCTGGTACAAAAAGACCACTAAATGTAATTTTACTCTTTAGACACTGTAATACAATGAATATCTTCTTACTATCTCTTTAAATTAATATTGCAATTTTTCAGTTTGCCGATGTGGTTGTAACACCCATAGTATAACTGCTCCATTCTATTTACAACCCGCTTCCTCTCCTGCTCTTTAAATAGTTCACACTTCAAACAAAAATAAACATTTTTTTACTTATTTATTTTTGATATGATAGAGAGCAGAATGTTTTTGAAGAATTTGGGGGTAACAAAATGAGATCAGAAAAAAAGAAAAAGAGAAAGTGGCTCAGGGTTCTCGGTTTCATTGTTTTATTATTAGTCATTGGTTTAGGCGTATATGCTTTTACTGTCTATAATTCATTAACGAATGCAATAGATACTATGCATCAGCCTATTGATCGCAAAAAGTCAGAGAAAAGAGAAAAACCTGTCACTCTAGAAGATAAAGAGCCTTTTTCTGTGCTGATGATGGGTGTGGATGAGCGTGAGGGTGATAGAGGCCGATCTGATAGTTTAATAGTTCTTACAGTGAACCCGAATACGAAAACCACTAAAATGCTAAGTATCCCACGAGATACAAGGACAGAGATTATTGGTAAAGGCTTTGATGATAAAGTAAATCACGCCTACGCTTTTGGCGGTGTTGAGATGGCTATGGATACTGTCGAAAACTTCCTGGACATACCGATTGATTATTATCTGCAAATAAATATGGAAAGCTTTCAAGATATCGTGGATGCCGTTGGCGGGGTAACCGTTAATAATACACTTGATTTCACATACGAGGGTGTCCACTTTCCTAAAGGCGAGCTCCATTTGAGCGGTGAAAAGGCGCTTAAATATACACGCATGAGGTATGAAGATCCGCGCGGCGACTTCGGACGCCAATCAAGGCAGCGACAAATTATTCAAGGAGTAATCAACAAGGGAGCCAGTTTCTCTTCTCTTACGAAGTTTGATGAAATTTTTGGTGCATTAGGGAAAAATATTAAAACTAACCTTACGTTCGATGAAATGGTTGATATCCAAAAGAATTATAAAGATGCCGCAAAGGATATTACTCAAACGGAGATAAAAGGAAGCGGAACTAAGATTAATAAAGTTTATTATTTCATAGTACCCGAAGATGAAAAGCAGCAATTGCAGCAGGATCTTAAATCACATCTTGAATTAAATTAACGGAAAACTTTTTATACACCTCATACCCAGAAACCGGGTATGGGGTGTTTTTATTAAGGCAGTTTTCGCATTGTTTATTCCATTTTTTTAATAATGTTTCCCCTCAAATAAATAAGTTATTTATACCTATCAATATTCCAAAATTCGACATAAACTTGCACCATTAACCCTTATAATATGCATAGAAATTAATTTTTAGAGGGAAGAGTGGAATGAATGAAAAAGAACAACAGAGTGCTGAGTACAACAATTGCATTATTGCTATTTTTCCTCCCTGTAACTGCCGCTTACGGGGAAGGACAATCTCAAAGCAATGATACAACGAAATTAGTTGATACATTGAGAGCCGAAAATACACCTAAACTCGAAGAAGGACAAGGCCAATCATTTTCTTATGATCCCGCTGATTACCCGCTGGTATCCGAAGGAAGCCATGCCGGAACATTGAAAGATCAATTTAACGCGGAGCACAGAATTACTTATTTGACAACTGCTGAGAATACGGATCCTGGCAAAATGGAGATTCAATTAACCTATGAATCTGATGAGCCCGTATATAAAGACGCTCTCCTTACCATTGAATTTTTTACTCAAACTGAAAATATCCTTTCCATTTTAGGAGCAGTTGACTTTGATACATACGGAGAAACGGGCTTACATTTATCTTCAATACTAAATAAAGATTTTTTTGCAGACCAGCAATATATTTTTATGAGATTGGGAGTCTCTGCTGATTACGATGACCCTTATTACTCAGATACATTACTGTTTAAAGTCGCAAATCCCTTTTACAAGCCTAGTATGGATGATCCAAATAAATTCGTGCTGGTAAGCAATGAATCGGTCGATGGAGATCTGACACAATACACCGGGCAATTTAAGATGAATAATTTTAAATTTTCCTTTGATAGAAATTTAAGCGAAGAGGCATATAAGGTTGATGCAAAAAAGCCCTTTGATTTAAGCATGAACAAAGATAAAAAAGTGAATGCCTTTTCTAAATTGTCCACCTATCAGATTGGACAAACCAAAGATTTTTGGGTGTACAATTTTGAGACAGGTGCTGATTATCAACTTAACGCGACTCTTATGTATTCAGGTGCAAAAACAAATGTCTGGG
The window above is part of the Mesobacillus jeotgali genome. Proteins encoded here:
- a CDS encoding flippase, which gives rise to MSLLKKLSGSVLLKASFIYTGTRVINSAIPFLMMPILTRYLTPVDYGIVTMFQVLVGIIGPFTGLSINGAINRQYYERDKINFPKYVANSFYLLLLSTFIVGLFFVLFAPQISSLSAFPKEWLWAVLLVSFCHFIIAVVLLQWQVQVKPLYFGIFQITNTILNVSLSLWFVVLMGFDWQGRIQGQVITAVIFALIAFYVLWKNGWLAKGLSKRYMMHGVKFGVPLIPHSLGSFLITMTDRFFITNMVGIAETGLYAVGYQFGNIIGIIQDSFNKAWVPWLYERLKKDDDNEKIRIVKITYIYFVGILLLALVFSLIAPWFLSFFVGDKFTESGKYVFWIAIGYAFNGMYKMVTNYIFYAEKTSYLAWVTFLTAMLNVVFTYLFIKMNGPIGAAQGTALAFFISFVLTWLLSQRVYKMPWGLKK
- the neuB gene encoding N-acetylneuraminate synthase, producing MFKIGSKIINASSPTYIIAEVGVNHNGDVQMAKKLIDVAADSGADAVKFQTFKSEKLVSKNAVKAEYQVENTQSQESQLEMLKKLELRFEDFRELKEYCDGKGIEFLSTPFDDESAAFLNEIGVHAYKIGSGDLTNLPFLKKLSQYNVPILLSTGMANLGEIEDALDVLKENEVCILHCTSNYPAPYHEVNLNAIRTIQNAFGRIVGYSDHTEGNTISFAAVALGAKVVEKHFTLDRDLPGPDHKASIIPQELKELVDGIRNIEASMGDGIKRCMPSEINTKEVARKSLVAAKDLVEGDVISENDIVTKRPGTGIEPKYLPLLIGKKINRNLSADQTLTWEDLI
- a CDS encoding acetyltransferase, with amino-acid sequence MYILIGAGGHSKVVLDILLSSHQKIFGFLDDNRMGNFASYPVLGRIDEIDKIIQEFVNPKFIVTIGDNHARKRIVKGLESLNINFGQAIHPSAIIGSNVSLGSGTVVMANTVINHSAEIGNHVIINTGSTIDHDCVVGNYSHVSPGANLAGNVALSELVHFGIAACAIQGIKVGRNSIVGAGSVVIRNLPAKTVSVGNPARPIKTLN
- the neuC gene encoding UDP-N-acetylglucosamine 2-epimerase; translated protein: MKRKVCVVTGTRADYGIYLPILNKIVTHPALELQLLATGMHLSPFYGETIKEIEKDQFPISAKVDILLQNDNEGAMARSIGIGIMGMTQAFEDLKPDIVLVLGDRGEMLAASIAASHLNIVVAHIHGGEVSGSIDESVRHAITKLSHIHFPSTLNSAERIKRMGEDSWRVFQVGAPRIDTIKSVELPTIDQVFAKYEIPFEQKSYSMFVFHPVSTELTGVQSQIEECMEALKELNEKFIVIMPNSDAGNQEITNAYKKYSRDPRFVFIDNFSPLDYLSVLKNANSLVGNSSSGIIEAASFQIPVMNIGDRQRGREQSANVINVSADKEQIVKAFKEITSESFKSSLNGVENIYGDGRTSERIIKVLADLELNQKLLEKIISY
- a CDS encoding acylneuraminate cytidylyltransferase family protein: MKTVAIIPARGGSKGLKRKNILPLLNIPLIAYSIKSGVNSRNIDMVMVSTEDEEIARVSKEAGAEVPFMRPFELAADDTPTLDVLKFTIEKLEEHSRVKIDNIVLLQPTSPLRNHLHIDEAFKIFLNNGRKPVVSVTEAKTHPNMVKKIDNNQLVNFLETSDTVTRRQDLTKVYELNGAIYITTREKIMDENRIYGDEVYPYQMEKQYSVDIDDRFDFLLAELLMKEMRM
- a CDS encoding LytR family transcriptional regulator, whose product is MRSEKKKKRKWLRVLGFIVLLLVIGLGVYAFTVYNSLTNAIDTMHQPIDRKKSEKREKPVTLEDKEPFSVLMMGVDEREGDRGRSDSLIVLTVNPNTKTTKMLSIPRDTRTEIIGKGFDDKVNHAYAFGGVEMAMDTVENFLDIPIDYYLQINMESFQDIVDAVGGVTVNNTLDFTYEGVHFPKGELHLSGEKALKYTRMRYEDPRGDFGRQSRQRQIIQGVINKGASFSSLTKFDEIFGALGKNIKTNLTFDEMVDIQKNYKDAAKDITQTEIKGSGTKINKVYYFIVPEDEKQQLQQDLKSHLELN
- a CDS encoding SDR family NAD(P)-dependent oxidoreductase; its protein translation is MFKDKTIMVTGGTGSIGSEIVRQLLSYNPKAIRIFSRDESKQFNMEQELNEYSQIRYLIGDIRDKERLEYAAQGVDVIFHAAALKHVPSCEYNPFEAVKTNVLGTQNVIEVAINNNVEKMVSISTDKVVNPMNTMGATKLLSEKLISAAGYYKGNARTVFSCVRFGNVMGSRGSVIPLFKDQIMNGKPITLTHREMTRFMMSIPQAAKLVVSAGELSSGGETYVLKMPVLYIKDLAEVLMDDYQEKYGTSSSEIVEVGIRPGEKIYEELMTAEESERAFENEKMYAIYSNFAKNYEPPQGFRKSEPKAYSSHNAPVLTKTEIRELLDRESLLF
- a CDS encoding aminotransferase class I/II-fold pyridoxal phosphate-dependent enzyme; its protein translation is MEKRIFLSPPHMSGKEQLYIHEAFETNWIAPLGPNVDAFEKDIIAYTGSKGALALSSGTAAIHLALRLLGITKGDRVFCSSLTFIASANPVLYEGADLVFIDSEPRTWNMSPVALEKALLAAEEEGKLPKAVIVVNLYGQSADMDPISKLCQKYDVPLIEDAAESLGAKYKGQSSGTFGNYGIFSFNGNKIITTSGGGMLVSDDLEGLGQARFLATQARDNALHYQHSQMGFNYRMSNILAGVGRAQLEALDERVKTRRAIFEYYKAELSHFDGIDFMEEPEGYYSTRWLSVLTIDPQLYNITPHQIVEKLNTKNIETRPVWKPLHMQPLFEGLPFYKENDDFDFSKHVFERGLCLPSGSSLTKTEQDYVIEALSDLLIKHKN
- a CDS encoding glycosyltransferase family 2 protein, translated to MNEQPLVSIITPSYNAENYIEETIKTVLNQSYTNWEMIICDDCSRDRTVEIVEQYAKQDPRVKLIKLTENSGAAVTRNTAINNSSGRFIAFLDADDQWVPDKLTRQISFMLEKDVGFSFTGYEVMDDLGKSTEKVVQVPEKVNYQYLLKNTIIGCLTVVLDREKVGEVQMPLYRTRQDFALWLSILKKGHIAYGLNEVLARYRKTAGSISRNKVKAAKQNWIIYRKHEKLSLLPALWYFVNYAWNGYMKNRD
- the galU gene encoding UTP--glucose-1-phosphate uridylyltransferase GalU — protein: MKVKKAIIPAAGLGTRFLPATKAQPKEMLPIVDKPTIQYIVEEAVHSGIEDIMVVTGRGKRAIEDHFDKSYELEETLAQKEKFDLLEMVQGISNLVNIHYVRQKEPKGLGHAIYSARRFIGNEPFAVLLGDDIVESQTPCLKQLLDAYEEYEKTIIGVQEVKWEDTDKYGIVAPENTAGPSKIIEVESLVEKPKTSEAPSNLAVMGRYVLSPAVFDILETLPPGKGNEIQLTDALEILNTQEGVLAYSFDGIRYDVGDKLGFIKATVDFSLKREDLKDDVKQFIKELAESL